AAGATCAATGCCATCCTCAACGGTGTCACCGACTGGGTGTATGAGGAGGAACTATATACCATCGGACTGATGGAGTGGAGTAGGGATGGAGCATTCTTGGCGTTCGTACGCAGCGACGAGAGCGCAGTGAAGACCTTCGACATGACCATCTTCGGCCGTGGCAACTATCCTCTCAACTACGTCTACAAGTACCCTAAGGCCGGCGAGAAAAATTCGGACATCTCCCTCAAACTCTATAACGTCGACAATCGTGACACCAAGGAGATCAGGCTCCCCGAAAAGGCTGAGTACTACATCCCTCGTCTCGACTTCCGTGGCGATGCATTGTATGTCTTCACCCTCAATCGCCATCAGAGCATCTTCAAGGTGTACAGCGTCAATCCCAAGAGCTTTGTTGCAAAGCTATGGCTCCAGGACAAGGACGAGAAGTACATCGACACCGAGTGGGTGCGTCAGCTCACCTTCGACAACGAGGGTGCACTCTACGTGAACGAGTCAGACGGCACAGCACAGGTGTACAGATATGGCAAGAACGGTACGCTCGTGGGCAAGGTGACCAAGGGTAAGAGCGATGTCGCACAGCTTTATGGCGTGACGGCTTCGGGCGAACTCATCTATTCGTTGGCTTCTCCGACACCGGCCGATCGTGTCATCATCGCACAGGACAAGAAGGGTAAGCAACGTTTCCTTTCGCCCAAGGACGGCGTGAGCTCGGTCGTGTTCAGCAAAGATATGAGTTACTACCTCCTTGCACATTCTTCAGCGACAGAGGTGCCCCGATATGAGATCCGCCGCACTCGTGATGCCAAGGTCGTCAAGCTCCTCGAAGACAACAGCAAGCTCAGTGCTACCCTTGCGCAGTACAAGATGCCCAAGAAGGAGTTCATGACCCTCAAGATCGCCGATGGTACCGAGCTCTCTGCATGGATGATCAAGCCCTCGAACTTCGACCCTTCGAAGCGTTATCCCGTCGTGATGACTCAGTACAGCGGTCCGGGCTCACAGGAGGTCAAGAACGAGTATGAGGCGGATTGGACGACAGCCATGGCCGAAGAGGGCTTTATCGTCGTCTGTGTCGATGGCAGAGGGACAGGCTTCCGTGGTCGTGAGTTCAAGAAGTGTACTTACCTCAACCTCGGTATCACCGAGAGCAATGATCAGATCGCTGCGGCAAAGGCCTTGGGCAAACTCTCCTACATCGATGGAAGCCGTATCGGCATCTTCGGATGGAGCTTCGGCGGATACAATGTCCTCATGTGTATGTCTCGTGGCAACGGTACTTTCCGTGCAGGTGTGGCTGTGGCACCTCCAAGCGACTGGAGACTCTACGATACGATCTACACCGAGAGATATATGCGTACGCCAAACGAAAATCCCGAGGGCTATCGTCAGACCTCAGTGCTCAGTCACGTGGATGGTCTCCAAGGCAAACTCCTCATCGTCCATGGTACAGCGGACGACAACGTGCACATCCAGAACATCATGCACCTCACCGAGGCACTCATCGCCGCAGACAAGGATTATGACATGATGGTTTATACCGACAAGGATCACGGCATCCGTGGCGGCAATACTCGCAACCACCTTTTCCGTAAGGTCATCAGCTACTTCAAGACGCACCTATGATGATCAAGCCTTCAGTAGCCAAAGCCAACAAGCCTCTTCGGAAGCCCGATTGGCTCAAGATAAGCATCCGTAGCACGGACAACTATTCACACACTTCGGAGACACTCTCCTCAGGAGGTCTGCACACGATATGTGCCAGCGGAAGGTGTCCCAACATGCACGAGTGTTGGAGTCGTGGCACGGCGACATTCATGATCTGTGGCAACGACTGCACCAGAGCTTGTCGCTTCTGCGCCACCAACTCCTGCGCCAAGCCTGCACCTGTCGACCCGCTCGAACCTCGTCGTCTCGCCGCCAGTGTCGCTCAGATGAAGCTCAAGTATGCCGTCATCACTTCTGTCGACAGGGACGATATGGACGATTATGGCGCAGGACATTGGGCGGCTTGTGTGGGGGCGGTCAAGGATCGATGCCCCGAGACAACCGTCGAAGTGCTCATCCCTGACTTCCAAGGGGATCTCGACTGCCTTCAGAAGGTGCTCGATGTCAAGCCTGATGTCGTCGGTCACAATCTTGAGACCGTACGCAGGCTCACCCCTACGGTACGCCACCGTGCGACCTACGACACGAGCCTCAAGGTCTTGCGTGCCATCTCTGACAGAGGGTTTGTCGCCAAGACCGGCATTATGGTAGGCCTTGGTGAGACGCCCGAAGAGGTCGAAGAACTCATGCGTGACTGTGTCGCCAACGGGGTCTCCACCCTCACCATCGGTCAGTACCTGCGCCCGTCGAAGCGCAATATAGAGGTCGTCGAGTATGTGCACCCTGACCAATTTGCCGAATATAAGCGCATCGGCGAAGCCCTCGGGCTTACCCACGTCGAGAGCGGACCTCTCGTACGCTCATCGTACCACGCTGACAGCCAATTTGTCAAGGCTAAAGAGCAGAAGAGTCTGCGTGACTTGGGTAAGGCGAAGTGACAAAGGATGCATCTCATAACAACATTCACCACAAATAGCCGTAAACTATGAAATGTTCAGTCGAACTCAGTTACTATCCCCTTGTCGATGACTTCAAGCCACACGTCAAGGCCTTCATTGCCGAGCTTCAGAAGTACGACCGCCTCAAAGTCGAACCCGGCAGTATCTCCACACGTGTGTTTGGCGAATACACCGAGGTCATGGCTGCTCTCACGGAGGTGATGGGCAAGTCGTTCCAAGGCCCTGCCGCAAGCGTGGTCATCAAGATCCTCAATGCGGATCGAGACAAGTAGTCTCTGTCCGATACACATGCAAAACAGGGTGTGGCAAGACTCATGGTCTGCCACACCCTGTTTGCTTGTATTGTAGATAGATGAAGTGGAGTGTGTGTGCGCCCTCCGCTACTGTCTGGCCGAGACGATGAGAAAAGTCTCGGGACTTGATTTAGGCCTTAGTCCGCCTTTCGGGGGAGGGCGGTTTCAAGCCGGTTATTCAGATGCTTTTCTTGAGGGAAGCGACGTGGTTCCACGTGCCGCCGTTGAGGACGTTGTCGAAGCCGTTGCGTTGGAGGATGACGTGGGCTTGAGAGCTGCGGCCACCGCTGAGGCAGAAGACGATGATCGACTTTTTGCCTTTGAACTTGTCGAGTTTCTTTTCGATCTGATCGAGGGGGATATTGACAGCTCCGGGGACACTGCCCGAAGCAAATTCACCGGCAGAGCGGACATCGACCAAGAATGCACCGTCCTTGATGGCCTCTATGAGGGTCTGATCATCCGGACGAGAGAAGAGACTTTTGATGAGTTTGAACATAATAATTATGATGTTTTACAGATGTGATGAATGACTTTATTGTTTGGACATCTTGCTCTGGCACACATAGTCCGTCTTGGGGATGCTCGTCTGAGCGATGGCTCCGAAGCCCCCTTCGACGTCCGTAAAGTTGCGGTATCCCCTTGCCTGGAGGATGCTCGCAGCTATCATACTGCGGTAACCGCCGGCACAGTGGAGGTAGAAGTGCTTGTCACGAGGGAGATCCTGTATCCAGTCGTTGATATAAGCGAGGGGACGGCTGTAAGCCTCTTCGACGTGTTCTGCCGCATACTCGCTCTCCTTGCGGACGTCCACGATGATGCTGTCTGTGAGAGGGAAGCGTCCTGCAAGCTCTTCTGCCGAGATGCGCTCGACATGATCGACCTCCTTGCCCGAAGCCTGCCAAGTTTCGAAACCTCCATCGAGGTAGCCGAGGACATTGTCAAATCCCACACGGCTGAGCCTTGTGATGACCTCTTCTTCACGACCCGGTTCGGTCACGAGGACGAGGGGCTGCTTGACATCCACTATCATCGCTCCTGCCCAAGGTGCGAAGTCGCCGTCGATGCCGATGTTGATCGAGCGAGGGATGAAGCCTTGTGCAAAGACTTGAGGAGCTCTCGTGTCGAGTACAAGGGCATCGGAGGCTTCGACTATGTGTTCGAGCTCATCCGCAGAGAGTGCCGACTGACCACGCTCCAAGACGTGTTCGAAGCTGTCGTAGCCTTGCTTGTTCATCGCCACATTGCCACCGAAGTAAGCCGGAGGAGGGAGGAGTCCGTCGATCACGGATGCGATGAAGGCTTCTTTGCTCGGTTGTTTGAGGGCATAGTTGACACGCTTTTGGTTGCCGAGGGTATCCACGGTCTCCTGCATCATGTTTTTGCCACAAGCCGAACCCGCACCGTGACCCGGATAGACGACGATGTCATCCGAGAGTGGGAGTATCTTTTCGTAGAGACTGTCGTAGAGTAGACCTGCAAGCTCTTCTTGTGTGAGGTTTGCGGCCTTCTGTGCCAAGTCGGGGCGACCCACATCACCCAAGAATAGGGTGTCGCCACTGAAGAGTGCCGTCTCACGACCATCTTCGTCGATGAGAAGGAAGCAGGAGCTCTCCATCGTGTGTCCCGGAGTGTGGATGACCTTGATCTTCGCCTTGCCAAGCTCCAGTATCTGACCATCTTCGACCACGATGGCATCGAACCCCGGCTTGGCCGTAGGCCCGTAGACGATGGGTGCGCCGGTGGCACGGCTCAGGTCGAGGTGACCGCTCACGAAGTCGGCGTGGAAGTGGGTCTCCAAGATGTATTTGAGTCGGACACCGTCACGCTTGAGGCGTTCGACGTATGGTGTGATCTCGCGAAGAGGATCGATGATGGCAGCTTCGCCCATGGAGGTGATGTAGTATGCACCTTGGGCAAGACAGCCCGTATAGATTTGTTCTACTTTCATAATATAGCCGGATTTTGTTGTTGTGTTACGATGCAAAGATGAAGCATTTTTATCCCCCGTACAGCTACTTTAGTCACATAAGGATGTTTTCAGGCAAACAAAGTCTCTTTCAGGATGATATATATACCCATGACGAAGACGAACCACCCGAAGGCAGGCTTCAGCCTTGCTCCGTCAATACGGTGAGAGAGCTTCATGCCGAAGAAGATGCCGAGAGTGGCAAATGCCGTCACGGAGAGTAGAAATCCCCAGTCCAGACTCGTCAATCCCTCCTCCCCCAAGAAGCCCAGCAGGGACTTCGCAGAGATGATGACAAGGGAGGTGCCGATGGCTTGTTTCATCGGTAGTCGCCCGAGGACGACGAGGGCAGGGATGATGAGGAAGCCCCCACCTGCACCGACAAGGCCCGTGAGCGATCCCACCACGAGACCCTCTATGAGGATCAAGGCGTAGGGATACTTGCGGTGCGTTGGGGCTGATTGTGGGGGCTTGTGGCTTTGGGTGCTCGGGCGGATCATGCTGACGGAAGCCACGAGCATGAGTATCGCAAAGAGGAGCATGAGCAACATGCTCTTATCGATGACGAAGTCTCCCAGCCTCAACACCTCTTGGGGTATGGCAGGGACGAGGTAAGCCCTTGTGAGGAAGACAGCGACGATCGACGGCAGTCCGAATATGACCGCCGTGCGCACATCCACAAGCGAGTGACGGGAGTAAGAGATGCTCCCGATGATGCCCGTGACACCTACGATGAAGAGGGAGTACGCTGTGCCCAAGACAGGGTCGATGCCGAAGAGATAGACCAGTACGGGGACGGTGAGGATACTACCTCCGCCTCCGACGAGTCCGAGCGAAAGACCTATTAGGATAGAAGCTAAATAACCTGCGATGTACATGATGGGATCGGTTGGTGGACGACACAAAGATCGTCATAAGCCGAGCCCCGTACAGCTACTTTTGTCACATAAGGGTGATTTTGTTGCGCCCCAGACGGACAGCTCCCGACTCTTCGAGTTGTTTGAGCAGTCTTGACACCACGGCTCGGGCTGTCCCCAGCTCGGTCGCCAACTGTTCGTGTGTGATCTGTATGGTATTGCCCTCGATGAGTTCGGCTTTCTTGTGGATAAGGTCCAGCAGACGCTCATCCATCTTCTTGAAAGCTATGGCATTGACTGTCTCAAGGAGCTCCTCGAACCTCTTGTGGTACGTGCGGAAGATGTAGTTGAGCCACTCGGGGTGCTCTTTCATGAAGAGGGAGACCTTGTTGATGGGCAAGAAGAGGATCTCTGCATCATCCTCTATTTCGACCTTCACCTTGCTCGTCTCGTTGTGCAAGCCCCCGAGGAAAGACATGATACAGCTCTCACCTGCCTTGATGTAATAGAGCAGGATCTCACGCCCATCGTCCTCGGTGCGTATGACCTTCATCACCCCTTTGATGACGATGGGGATGGAGCGGATGTGAGAGTGCTCGTTGAGGATCACGCTACCTGCCTTATATACCTTGAGGATGCCGTGGGTGTAGAGCTTTTCGACGAGTTCGGGCGAACTGCGAAATTCGGTTATGTCTTCTAACTGCTTCATGGTGGCAAACATAATAAAAAAACGTGACTTCGCCCTAAAGCTGGCTTCGAAAAGTATTCTAATCCTTTAATAGTCTTTTACTTGTCGTGTGTGTGGTGTCGGTATCTGTGCCGGGCTTCCGATCCGAGCCAAAAAAGTCCCGGGATTTGATTTCGAAAGTCGTAAGATTCGATGACGAAGGTCGTAAGACTTGATCGTGAGGATCCAAGGACTTTATTTATCCCTTTGTTTTCAGTTGGATGTATACCTTCAAAAGTGGGTGTCGGGGGAACTGCTGCTTTGGCTTTGGGGAGGAGCAGACAAAAAGAAAGAGGCTGAGGATCAATATGTCCTCAGCCTCTACTCAAGTACCCAGACCCGGGATCGAACCGGGATGGATTGCTCCACTGGTGTTTGAGACCAGCGCGTCTACCGATTCCGCCATCTGGGCGCACCAATTCTTTGTTGCTGGTGCAAAGGTAAACAAATTTGAGAAATCTGACAATACGTGACGAAAAAGTGATGATTATTCTTGTTATTCTGTCTTTTCGGGGGCTTCTCATTGTTCCCTTCACCGTAATTCACTCCTTATTGCCGGTCTGCGGAAGTTGCCTTCATCGCTTTCAGAAAGATGCTCTTGTTGCCGTTCTCGTCAAGGAGCACGAAGCCTTCGCCATCACGAGCGACCTGCACAGATGACTGGAGGGCATCCAAGATTTGGCGTTCGAAGTCGAGGTGAGGACAAGCCATCATGGTCGTGGCGATAGGCGCGAAGCTGAACTTATCTGCTTCCTTCTCGTCCTTTTCGAAGCTGGCATTGAAGAGGTTGCAACTTGCCTTGCCACTGATGGTCTGAAGGGTGAGGTCAAAGCTGATGTACGACTCGTCCAACAACGTGTCCGGAGTCATGACATCATTCACCTTGACGATCTGCCATGAGCCTTCGAGCTCTGCGACTGTGGTCTTTTGTTCTTTGGGCTGGCAGGCTGTGAGGATGAATGCTGCCGCCACGAGGATAGAGCTTACAATTTGTTTCATAGTTGATAATGTATTTGTTAGTGAGTTAAAATCTGAATCCTATGGTCGTCATCCCTATGGATGTCAATGCCGACATCAAAAGGATATCCTTCGGGGTCGGTAATTCGACCCGACCTTTCCTTATCG
This is a stretch of genomic DNA from Porphyromonas cangingivalis. It encodes these proteins:
- a CDS encoding S9 family peptidase, whose translation is MNRLKYFLLAALLSSPVCVAQTTSAKTPTIKEITTGAFAARSAGNGFRSTADGKHYTILSEDHGAIVRYSYETAKVVDTLFNCKTARECDFESIDDYRISDNGHHIVLLRETKPIYRRSRSYTAYHYDVRRNMVKPLATTKGQVRIPTLSPNGRMCAYVIDNDIYIKKFDYDTEVRVTTDGKINAILNGVTDWVYEEELYTIGLMEWSRDGAFLAFVRSDESAVKTFDMTIFGRGNYPLNYVYKYPKAGEKNSDISLKLYNVDNRDTKEIRLPEKAEYYIPRLDFRGDALYVFTLNRHQSIFKVYSVNPKSFVAKLWLQDKDEKYIDTEWVRQLTFDNEGALYVNESDGTAQVYRYGKNGTLVGKVTKGKSDVAQLYGVTASGELIYSLASPTPADRVIIAQDKKGKQRFLSPKDGVSSVVFSKDMSYYLLAHSSATEVPRYEIRRTRDAKVVKLLEDNSKLSATLAQYKMPKKEFMTLKIADGTELSAWMIKPSNFDPSKRYPVVMTQYSGPGSQEVKNEYEADWTTAMAEEGFIVVCVDGRGTGFRGREFKKCTYLNLGITESNDQIAAAKALGKLSYIDGSRIGIFGWSFGGYNVLMCMSRGNGTFRAGVAVAPPSDWRLYDTIYTERYMRTPNENPEGYRQTSVLSHVDGLQGKLLIVHGTADDNVHIQNIMHLTEALIAADKDYDMMVYTDKDHGIRGGNTRNHLFRKVISYFKTHL
- the lipA gene encoding lipoyl synthase, coding for MMIKPSVAKANKPLRKPDWLKISIRSTDNYSHTSETLSSGGLHTICASGRCPNMHECWSRGTATFMICGNDCTRACRFCATNSCAKPAPVDPLEPRRLAASVAQMKLKYAVITSVDRDDMDDYGAGHWAACVGAVKDRCPETTVEVLIPDFQGDLDCLQKVLDVKPDVVGHNLETVRRLTPTVRHRATYDTSLKVLRAISDRGFVAKTGIMVGLGETPEEVEELMRDCVANGVSTLTIGQYLRPSKRNIEVVEYVHPDQFAEYKRIGEALGLTHVESGPLVRSSYHADSQFVKAKEQKSLRDLGKAK
- a CDS encoding rhodanese-like domain-containing protein; translation: MFKLIKSLFSRPDDQTLIEAIKDGAFLVDVRSAGEFASGSVPGAVNIPLDQIEKKLDKFKGKKSIIVFCLSGGRSSQAHVILQRNGFDNVLNGGTWNHVASLKKSI
- a CDS encoding MBL fold metallo-hydrolase — its product is MKVEQIYTGCLAQGAYYITSMGEAAIIDPLREITPYVERLKRDGVRLKYILETHFHADFVSGHLDLSRATGAPIVYGPTAKPGFDAIVVEDGQILELGKAKIKVIHTPGHTMESSCFLLIDEDGRETALFSGDTLFLGDVGRPDLAQKAANLTQEELAGLLYDSLYEKILPLSDDIVVYPGHGAGSACGKNMMQETVDTLGNQKRVNYALKQPSKEAFIASVIDGLLPPPAYFGGNVAMNKQGYDSFEHVLERGQSALSADELEHIVEASDALVLDTRAPQVFAQGFIPRSINIGIDGDFAPWAGAMIVDVKQPLVLVTEPGREEEVITRLSRVGFDNVLGYLDGGFETWQASGKEVDHVERISAEELAGRFPLTDSIIVDVRKESEYAAEHVEEAYSRPLAYINDWIQDLPRDKHFYLHCAGGYRSMIAASILQARGYRNFTDVEGGFGAIAQTSIPKTDYVCQSKMSKQ
- a CDS encoding sulfite exporter TauE/SafE family protein; its protein translation is MCRPPTDPIMYIAGYLASILIGLSLGLVGGGGSILTVPVLVYLFGIDPVLGTAYSLFIVGVTGIIGSISYSRHSLVDVRTAVIFGLPSIVAVFLTRAYLVPAIPQEVLRLGDFVIDKSMLLMLLFAILMLVASVSMIRPSTQSHKPPQSAPTHRKYPYALILIEGLVVGSLTGLVGAGGGFLIIPALVVLGRLPMKQAIGTSLVIISAKSLLGFLGEEGLTSLDWGFLLSVTAFATLGIFFGMKLSHRIDGARLKPAFGWFVFVMGIYIILKETLFA
- a CDS encoding Crp/Fnr family transcriptional regulator; its protein translation is MKQLEDITEFRSSPELVEKLYTHGILKVYKAGSVILNEHSHIRSIPIVIKGVMKVIRTEDDGREILLYYIKAGESCIMSFLGGLHNETSKVKVEIEDDAEILFLPINKVSLFMKEHPEWLNYIFRTYHKRFEELLETVNAIAFKKMDERLLDLIHKKAELIEGNTIQITHEQLATELGTARAVVSRLLKQLEESGAVRLGRNKITLM
- a CDS encoding META domain-containing protein, whose protein sequence is MKQIVSSILVAAAFILTACQPKEQKTTVAELEGSWQIVKVNDVMTPDTLLDESYISFDLTLQTISGKASCNLFNASFEKDEKEADKFSFAPIATTMMACPHLDFERQILDALQSSVQVARDGEGFVLLDENGNKSIFLKAMKATSADRQ